The segment CGGCATCCGGGAGGCGCTCGGAGAGCTGGCCGCGCACAGCATGATCACCCTGCACGAGGACGGCTCGGTCTCCGTGCACCGGCTCGTACAGGCCATCGCCCGCCGGCCGGCCCCCGGGGACGTGCCCGGGCGGCCGGGGATGCGCGAACGCATGCGATCGCTCGCGGAGACGGCGCTCGCCCAGGCCGCCCCGCCGGACATCGGGGAACCGGCCCAGCGGGAGGTGTGGCGGGTGCTGCTGCCGCACGTCGAGGCGTACCTGCGGCACACGGACCCCGCGGGGGACGGCGAGTGCCTGATGCCGGTGCTGGCAAGCGCGGGCGCGTACCTGAGCCTGAACAGGCTGTACGAGGAGTCGGCCGAGGCGTACGAGCGGACGCTGGCCGGCTGTGAGCGGCTGTTCGGCCCGGACGGTCCCCTCCTCCTGGAACTGCGCGGCGCGCTGTCCGAGAGTCTCGCCTCGGCGGGCCGCGCGGACGAGGCGATCGAGATGGCGACCACGACGGTGCGCGGCATGACCGAGATGCTGGGAGCCGACGACCCGATGACGCTCAAGGCGCGGTCCTGCCTCGCGACGGCCCATGCGAAGGCCGGGCTGACCCACCGGGCGATCGCCCTGAAGGAGAGCGTGCTGGGAGACATGATCCGGGTCCTGGGCCCCAAGGACCCGGAGACGCTGGCGACCTACTCCGGGCTCGCCGGGATCTACCGGGACGCGGACAGGACCCTCGAGGCCCTCGCGCTGAACGCGTACGCGGCGGGCGAGATGAGCCTGCTCCTCGGCGAGGAGGACCCGGAGACCCTGATCACCCGGATCAACCTGGTCGGCCTCTACGTGGGCGTCGGGGCGATCGAGCAGGCCCGTGCCGGATACACGGAGCTGCTGTCCGTCTGCGCCCGTGTCCTCGGCGAGGACCATCCGTACACCGTCCACGTGCGCGAGGCGCTCGACGCGCAGGGGCCGGGCGACCCGCTCGGTGCGAAGAACGAGCGCACGGTGGAGTGGTGGGTGCACGGCGGAAAGCCCGGGCAGGGGCCGGAATGATCACGTGGTGAGCACCGTGTCTCACCATCCGATATCACGTAGGCGTTCGCCGGTCGCTCGTTAGACTGAGCCGATCGCAGCGCCGGCTGCGGCACACACTGAGCGAGGAGCGCACGTGGGCCTTGTCGTGCAGAAGTACGGAGGCTCCTCCGTTGCCGATGCCGAAGGCATCAAGCGCGTCGCCAAGCGGATCGTGGACGCCAAGAAGAACGGCCACCAGGTGGTCGTCGTGGTTTCCGCGATGGGCGACACGACGGACGAGTTGATCGATCTCGCCGAGCAGGTATCCCCGATCCCTGCCGGGCGTGAGTTCGACATGCTGCTGACCGCCGGAGAGCGGATCTCCATGGCCCTGCTGGCCATGGCGATCAAAAACCTGGGCCACGAGGCCCAGTCGTTCACGGGCAGCCAGGCCGGTGTCATCACCGACTCGGTCCACAACAAAGCGCGCATCATCGATGTCACGCCGGGCCGGATCCGTACCGCCCTCGACGAGGGCAACATCGCCATCGTCGCCGGGTTCCAGGGCGTGTCCCAGGACAAGAAGGACATCACCACGCTGGGCCGTGGCGGTTCCGACACCACCGCCGTGGCCCTGGCCGCAGCCCTCGACGCCGAGGTCTGCGAGATCTACACCGACGTCGACGGTGTGTTCACCGCCGACCCGCGTGTGGTGAAGAAGGCGAAGAAGATCGACTGGATCTCCTTCGAGGACATGCTGGAGCTCGCCGCCTCCGGCTCCAAGGTGCTGCTGCACCGCTGCGTCGAGTACGCGCGCCGCTACAACATTCCGATCCACGTCCGCTCGTCCTTCTCGGGACTGCAGGGCACCTGGGTCAGCAACGAACCGCAAGGGGACCAGAAGGTGGAGCAGGCCATCATCTCGGGTGTCGCCCACGACACCTCCGAGGCGAAGATCACCGTCGTCGGCGTGCCGGACAAGCCGGGCGAGGCCGCGGCCATCT is part of the Streptomyces sp. NBC_00250 genome and harbors:
- a CDS encoding tetratricopeptide repeat protein → MSGDVSASGDRSVAAGGDIGWVHTGDRVTALPPEALGPVVCPPGLVNVPRRAAHFVGRGEEGALLDEEPETVVICGLGGVGKSSLAARWAFRQAARRNPVWWITAESRADVDAGLAGLAAAMQPALIDVLPQEALRERALQWLSAHDDWLLVLDNVTDPGDVADLLARAGRGRIVITSRTTDAWYGIGRVLTLPVLPADEAVELFTRVATHVGPRDTTGAEQLCETLGQLPLAVEIAAAYCGRTATSPLDYHAELARSRGLGNAEEAVVRVLRVTLNRLSATVEYASGLLRLLGWFAPDRIPAMLLPPFPGIREALGELAAHSMITLHEDGSVSVHRLVQAIARRPAPGDVPGRPGMRERMRSLAETALAQAAPPDIGEPAQREVWRVLLPHVEAYLRHTDPAGDGECLMPVLASAGAYLSLNRLYEESAEAYERTLAGCERLFGPDGPLLLELRGALSESLASAGRADEAIEMATTTVRGMTEMLGADDPMTLKARSCLATAHAKAGLTHRAIALKESVLGDMIRVLGPKDPETLATYSGLAGIYRDADRTLEALALNAYAAGEMSLLLGEEDPETLITRINLVGLYVGVGAIEQARAGYTELLSVCARVLGEDHPYTVHVREALDAQGPGDPLGAKNERTVEWWVHGGKPGQGPE
- a CDS encoding aspartate kinase translates to MGLVVQKYGGSSVADAEGIKRVAKRIVDAKKNGHQVVVVVSAMGDTTDELIDLAEQVSPIPAGREFDMLLTAGERISMALLAMAIKNLGHEAQSFTGSQAGVITDSVHNKARIIDVTPGRIRTALDEGNIAIVAGFQGVSQDKKDITTLGRGGSDTTAVALAAALDAEVCEIYTDVDGVFTADPRVVKKAKKIDWISFEDMLELAASGSKVLLHRCVEYARRYNIPIHVRSSFSGLQGTWVSNEPQGDQKVEQAIISGVAHDTSEAKITVVGVPDKPGEAAAIFRAVADAEINIDMIVQNVSAASTGLTDISFTLPKAEGRKAIDALEKAKSAIGFDSLRYDDQIGKISLVGAGMKTNPGVTADFFRALSDAGVNIELISTSEIRISVVTRADDVNEAVRAVHSAFGLDSDSDEAVVYGGTGR